From a region of the Zingiber officinale cultivar Zhangliang chromosome 4B, Zo_v1.1, whole genome shotgun sequence genome:
- the LOC121977541 gene encoding B3 domain-containing protein Os04g0386900-like — MSKKVECGSSAQYVRRPFTRLQQCAIAQGLSHPSKSSKSPRQGRIFPLTGEPYFTHIFSCSDLLNNKIVIPKGFYNHLRDILITAIFSCEGKTWEVMYFGDRVSKYFGSGLNNFIFDNDIREGDGVVFELIHKKNLHFRVQILHVDVHFHAKDGDDGGSTDNPILID, encoded by the exons ATG AGTAAGAAAGTGGAGTGTGGCTCGAGTGCTCAGTATGTTCGCCGCCCATTTACTCGGCTTCAGCAGTGTGCCATCGCTCAAGGTTTATCGCATCCTTCAAAGTCTAGTAAATCTCCTCGGCAAGGACGGATTTTTCCACTCACCGGAGAACCTTACTTCACACATATATTCTCATGCTCTGATCTACTTAATAACAAAATA GTTATTCCTAAGGGATTTTACAATCATCTGCGGGATATTCTTATCACAGCAATCTTCTCTTGTGAAGGCAAGACATGGGAGGTCATGTACTTTGGAGATCGAGTTTCTAAGTATTTTGGATCTGGACTGAACaattttatctttgataatgATATACGTGAAGGAGATGGAGTCGTGTTTGAATTGATACATAAGAAGAATTTGCATTTCAGAGTGCAAATTTTGCATGTGGATGTTCATTTTCATGCTAAAGATGGCGATGATGGAGGCTCAACTGACAACCCTATTTTGATAGATTAG